ACAGCGCtaatactatcagatgtaaaccaggattgaCTATCGTATGGCAAGGAGTCAGCACAAGCGAGGTCGCGGGCTGGTAACCGCTAGAAGCTGGATTAAAGACGTCTTTCACAGCTAGCCAATACTCTccattctccgctcgtgttggctgccagccaagtaactaacaatgcaatactAACCGGACCGGACGATAACTCACTCACTATATTCACTGACTCACTCTACATCACTATCACTATTACACtgtgactatttaaaaaatgcgcTACTCAACTATGAGACTATATTGTGGGGGCAAAGTGCCCCCACCCTGTCAAGCGTACCGGCCACGCGCCATTTTGACGTGATGATATTTGACGAGAATCACGTGATCGCTACCTATTGGTCGAACGCCGCTACGTACGCCGaaaccttttacagtcttatttatttaaacagtaggtttaattaaatcccaattacatgaaaaccaatcaggttttcaataatattatcacaataattaacgtagattttgctaaccgattaaataactcactcggcgaCACTGATTTAGTagttcagttctaatcgcgtttttgagatggaataatcgtcttctatttgttaagtatagtgaaatagtgaagtgttaagtagtttaataaagaaaaagaaagtgattagtgacttatgttattaattggttcaattctttgttgagcagcttgaaagcgtcatgctgcttgtcgcgttagtgattttgttcgacaATGTTTcgtaattaagtaattattgatcttaaattgtttactgtgggcatggagaacatgtcgggcagggttggtgagtgtttactagttttaaaaggcgcctttaaaccacacccttgtcacaagtcctgggacttgctcgatgtgcttcctctaccacaactaccagggtaaaatagtaaaattaagagtagtttattgtgtaagcgattagtgagttTATGCGTTGCGTTATTGCGTACCTATTATAAATGACAGAGCCGATGGCCAAGGtcaggtcagcggttctgtccacatttttatttatgactcTACGTTTTCTACGACATATATATAATGGTTTGTTATATTCCgtgtatttttctataatagtttttaaagtgTGGATGTGGTCGATCGTTGAATAGTTCTTCATAAAACCTGCTTGCTCAACTGGTTGGTTTTTGTCAATAATCTTAGTTATACGTCGCAGTAGAGTCGTTGCGAAGATTTTATAAACGCACGATGTAAAAGGCTGATGGGTTTGTAATTTAGGCGTAGGCACTAGTTAGTTTTAATGCACTTCTACAATATGAGTGTCGACAGTATTAATGATATTCCACGGCAACCTGGCGCCGCTCCTGTGGCACCTCGACCTTGAGCCTGATTTCTTTATCCTCTTTCGCCTACAAGGGTTAAATGTTATTATCGtcatatttaaacaaaacaacaacCTATATAATGACTTGAACTTTCCTCCCTCTATCTGTTGGTGAAATCCATATGAAAATTCGTTTAGTAGTTTTCCAGTTCGTCGTGACAGATGCGGCGGAATTTGTTTTAGAATATGTTTTAATGTTGGTTTAAATGGTATTTAGTGATAGGCAGTCGTATTCAGGAGCAGTACTCGTAGCTACAGCGATTGCTTCAGTGGAAACGTTTCAACGGTCGATCGCTTAACGCTTTCAGAAGCGCCGCCCGCGGGCGCCGGCGACGCGCCGCCCgagcccgccgcgccgcccgagCCCGAGGCGCAGCAGCTGCGCGGCGGGGGCCAGCTGTAGCGCCGCGCCCGCCCGCCTCCACCGCGTCAGAACGAAGTGAACTGGCAATGGGCGTCGGTAGCGACGTCACGTTTGATGTCGAGCCAGACGAGGGACGGCTCGGAGCTTCCGCTCGCAGCGGGCGGCCGAGTCAGGAGTTGGACACTCCGTCTGCGGCGCGAGGCGCACGAGGATATTGAAGTAGTTAAAGTCGTAGTTAGGTAAATGTGTATAGCGCTCCCATCGCCTGCCGCTGTGACCGGCTGTGACACTGTGACTGAACTCGGCAGAGTGACGGCAGCTGCAGCCGAGGTGCTCTTTATTTATCGAGtcgtattgtttaagtatttgaCGAGGGCTCCTGGCACACGTAGGCATATAGTTGTATACTTTAGCTTATTTTGCGTTCGCTTTCGCCGGGAGCGGCGGAGAGGCCTTATAGTATTATTGTTAGGTAGGCGCACCGGTCGAGACGCGGCGACGGCAGCGGAACTCCTATGATGCTGAACGAGTGATCAAAAGGTAATGTTGACACGTTCGCGCAGGAACTGGGCGCGGTACGGCGGGTGAGGCGGCTGCTCAATTGTAAGGAGTGaacctcagaatgagagacaCTTAAGTTCTAAAGTGGTACGTCAGAAACGGTCTCCATAGAAATTGATAAGTGAACCAAAATGGCGGTCATCTGCGCAGGTAAATACTTCTCTATAACAAAGTGTTAAACTAGTAAGTACTACGCGGTTGCCCAATCATCTCTATGATTGTAAATGTCAAAGACATCAATGTCaaatcctatcctacttcctactaataatataaatgtgaaaatttgtatggatgtatgtctgttatctactgaagcgatttggctgaaacttggaatggaaatagattttactctggattaacgcgTACGCGTTTGTAGTGGAGTCAACGTGTTGCGACTTGTGTGGTTGTGTGGCGCGTCACCGCGTATGGCGCAAGTCACAGGCCGCGCactatacctactacctatctACAAACCGCGAACCCAGTGAGCACGCTGCGACTGGCGCGTGTCGACTACGACGTATGTAGGTTCCAACCCAGATAATGAATTTGAAGAATTGCAAAATATGCTTCCATTATTCATACTCGTTGCGAGAAGTCACCTGTACCTAAATGCCTCAGTGACTCTCATATTACGTAAGTAGGTATTACCTATAGGCTATAGCTAGGTATGCCGTGGCGCAATGTCCGCGCTGTACCCAATGTTTCCTAGCTGTAGACGAGTGCTCTAGTGTAGGtaatcgttaataatattaggtatatactaATCAAGAATGGATTTTCACCCGAGATGAACTTATTGTAACAAATTATCGCTGTGTTTCGGCCTGTACCTATTCATTTATCGAGactgtattataatattgagtTCGTTTAGTTTtgcgaatatttttctactcATCAGACCTCAAAGAAACAATCATAACGTGAATTTAGGTTCTTATTTTGCTTTATTTGATGTCAGAACAACACGCGGCCCGGCGCCGCTCGCGTATATCTCTCACTGTAACGATCGTTGTGATCGGCGCCGCTCGCGTATATCTGTCAACTTAACGATCGTTGTGATCGGTGCCGCTCGCGTATATCTGTCAACTTAACGATCGTTGTGATCGGTGCCGCTCGCGTATATCTGTCAACTTAACGATCGTTGTGATCGGCGCCGCTCGCGTATATCTGTCAACTTAACGATCGTTGTGATCGGCGCCGCTCGCGTATATCTGTCAACTTAACGATCGTTGTGATCGGCGCCGCTCGCGTATATCTGTCAACTTAACGATCGTTGTGATCAGTATCGGCGCCTCGCTCCTAcagtattctttttatttttcttttcgattgaaattttatatttttgttatattttgtgttattttataaatttattaataaatatgtaacaaaGAACCGATCAGTTCAGCGTTTTATTTTACCACCTGCCTAtgaattttaaactaaattcgAAATTCTTCAGATACGAGGGCGGTTTAAATATGATCGAGACAAATGCTCTGACAACTTTATTTACCTGCTATCGacaatttttatacatttctcTAAGCATTTCCTCCTCACTAGTTACGCATTTTGTCCACCTTTCCGGAAGCTTTTCCACCTCGGCGCCGGTAGGTGTCGAACACTTCTCGCGCAACTCGGACAGCCGCCGGGTGCACACCAAGTCCTCCACCTCGGCGGCGGTGGTGAATGTTTGACCTCCGAGGGCTGTTTCAGCGGTCCAGACATGTGCCAGTCACAGGGCGATGAGTCCGGACTGTAGGGGTGATGAGGGGTACGTGCAGAATGATCGCACTTCGTACTGGAACGTTACGAACATACGGTTACAGTAGTAGGTACGCAACATTCATGGAACGTTAGCCCGCGCAGCATGCCGCCGGCCGCGGGTGCTCACGTGCTCCTCCGGCGGTGCTGGAGCTGCTGTTGGCGGCGGCAGCGCGAGGGCGGGCGCACTCGCCGTTCCCGCGCGACGAACGTGCGCGCTGGACATTTGGTCTTGTGCCACACTGTCCGTAACAGACTTATCTACCCtaaattttttcatgattttgtAGACGTcatgacaataattatttatctcatttattcatttgtcctttttttcaatttttaacattgtttataaaatataggtacttattacaagacgctattaaaaatttataaaataaaatctttataacaaaaaaatttaaccgacttcaaaatcacaaaaaacaactaaaaagcgaaaaataacatctcaTGTGCTGAGCCAGTGCGTAGTGCGTATGCATTAACAGGTAGCacaggtacgatgttatttttcacttttttttatttatttttctgttttagtgtgtcctagcatagggAACGATAGCGCCACGGTAGTAGGtgcgggcaatttcgttattttcatcttaacacaaaattactaaaccgattttcatgaaaattaaatgggaccaatctgggaGTATactgtttcaaataaaaaaagaattttcaaaattggttataaaatgacgaagttatgagataacaaacattaaaataaacatacgcgtcgaattgagtaactcctcttttttttgaagtcggtaaaacaAATGAACCCCCCGGCCAAACATTTGACTGCCCACGTACAATATATACCCGCACATAAACAGtaacaaaagttataaacaattaaagattttaaaacatGAGGGTTTTCAATAACGGAAATAAGTACGAAAGAACCCTTTGTTGTGAGAAGCAGCGGCTCcagtaatgattttttttcgagtattaaatattaatttagaaattaacacaaaataacATAGGTATTTAATCTTGACAATTGACACAACACAAACAATAAATGACCGCCAGGAAAGAAATCCTCAAGTTTCAAAGATATactgttattgttattaataaataaaaattatcaaagttatctcacaaagttaattttaattcataaaatgttgagcacttctgacataaaaactctttgctaagatttaaaaagtaccgtttgTTTTTACACGGACGATAAAGGTTGTATGTTACATTACGGCAcgtgtgcattttactttacggCACACgggcgtaatgagatacattacgatattgaaattcttGAAATatgcgatactttacgagcaaatgtgttataaagaatattattttttaattattatatttacatacacACAATATATACTCGCGAAAAACATAATCCTTCTTGCTGTCGAGTATTACTACTATTCTCTAACGCCGTTCGTTTTggaattatttcaattattgtAGACGcccatttttttaatctttaattgtttatattttttgcaattgtgcggcaaaaataaatgtatatttaaatgtaatttttttacagattttCCATTTAAGAAGCagttaaaaatgttttgctAATTAAACATGAGGAATTTCAGGATTATGTGGCGGAGTTCTCATTTCTATAATGAACCATAGACCACAAATGTAATGAGCACATTTTTCTATCCTGTAAATTAATTAGTGATACTCGGAAAGGCcattgtccagcagtggacgtatgtccagcagtggacgtatgtccagcagtggacgtatgtccagcagtggacgtatgtccagcagtggacgtatgtccagcagtggacgtatgtccagcagtggacgtatgtccagcagtggacgaatgcAGGCTGTCGATGATTGTTGATGATGACTCGTAAATATCTCTAATACTGGAAAAACGTTGTAATGTGTTAACAGTTAACTTATTAGAAATAagctattttttacattatctaATGTTTGTTTTCGGTAAATTATTCTCgtagttatattaaaatgttttagttatgtattgtttaaatatgtattttttgtttacttttaattttgtgttataaaataaatttagtttagtAACATAAGCATCATGTcatgttacatttatttttagtttggtttttgcttttagtttaattttatgtcGCTTTGTGACTACGCATTTGGTACCTGCTGTGTACCGTGGAGTCACCTGTTCAAGGTTCTCAGCTGAATATCAGCGCTGTTTGTCCAATATTGCCTTGGTACATGGTACATGCAGCAATACTGAGCTGAATCCTCTTCCAAGGTTGTGCCGAATATGACATAGTGCTGTTCCGATGCTCAGACCAAGCGGTTTGAgtatcaggcactacaatagtGATAAGGGATTaagttttttgaaataaatgtttttttttcttctttctttctatattcGAAAAGAGCACCTCAAAATCGATAAATATatccatttttaatatttccgaGAAACTTTCAACGCAGAAATACCTATTCATTGATTGGACTACAAGGCTATAGAAGGGATCAACTTTAAATAGAAACAActgatagtaaaaaaaatcaatgttatTAATAAGTTGTTATAAAAAGCACCCGCACACGAGCGCGCCTCCAGCTCGACCCCTCACCCTTCACCCTTCACCGCCCGCATATAGTTCACCCGCACCAAGAGTACAAGTTGCAACCCTAAACTACACGTCCGACTCGGTGGCAGAAGCGCCATTCGCGTTACGAGTCCGTCGCTTCGAGCGCGACGGGCTCGTCGGGCTCGTCGGACTCGTCGGACTCGTCGGGCTCGTCGGACTCGTCGGGCGTGTCGTGCACGCGCACGCCGTCGCCGCCCAGCAGCGTGTCGGTGACGAGGTAGCCGGCCGCCtccagcgcgtcgcgcagcgcCCGCACGCGCGCCGCGTCGGCCGCGGGCGGCACCAGCACGATGGCGTACCTGCCGGCAACGAAGCTTGCGTCACGATCTCGGTGCGAGTGCGTCCGTCAGCTGTTACGGATGTCCATACAGTGAGAGCTGAGCTGTCGGCGTCAGTGCCGACCGCTAGCCCAGGGCTCACCCGCCGCCGCCGGCGCCGGTGAGCTTGGCGGCGAGTCCGTGCTCGGCCGCCAGCGCGCGCACGTGCTCCAGCGCGCGGTGCGACACGCCCAGCGCCGCCAGCAGGCAGTGGTTGGCGTCCCACAGCTCGCCCAGCGCCGCGTACCGCTCGCCCGAGCCGCCGGGCGCATCCGACAACTGCTGCAGCACCTGACGCAGCACCGTGTACCTTACTCTTTCCGCAGAAGAATCTTGTAAACATCTATACATATGAACATGACACATCGCACCCTCGGTGGCACAAGGGCACAATTGTCGACATTTGTGAAAATGAGTTAAGtaaagtgttttaaaaatgttcgTTAGACTGGTGACACGAAGGCACCCATTCGATTCAAACTACGCCAGTGAGAAGAAGtgcctttgtaattttttttatttactaactcTCATTGGTCAGTTGCGCCGTGCGCCGCGAGCGAAGCAGTTAACATTTTGGAGTTCTAAAGTCATTACGTTAAAAATatcctttaatatttttatttctggagTGACAAAGACGCACCTCGTACATTTCGTCTTATTTCGATATAATTTATTGGCGGTACAAAGCCATTTCAGACAGTTGTTACTTTGTCTGTCCAATATTGTTATAACCTCTGTCGTTTGTATGCCTTATGCCGTTAAAGTGATGAACTATGATTTATTCTTAAActtgaagtttttatttaatgattttaattttaatttaatcaaaaatatatataccatTGCATTAAAACTGACCAATATAAAAGCCATTTAAATATACCAAAGATTCAGAGACCATTAAAATATACCAGTACAAATGCAGCTACAAAACTAACAATTGGACAGAGGCTAAACGAATAGGTGGGCGGTATTCCAATACGACGGGTATTGGAATACCGCCCACCGGAAATTGAAGATATTCGTCAGTTGATTACCTATTTTATAGTTCCAAAGTTCTACGAACCTTTGAACGACAGcctcaattttaaattataaaaatgcttGTTATTATGTAAagatttgattaaaataaataaagactgcTAAATCTTAATTGCTTATTAAGATTTAAGAAAAGACGATTATtgttttggttttatttattggtttatTGTGAAAGACTGATTGTAATAAAGATTGTGGCGATGGTTGTtacagtcaatggtcttataagCACAGTAAAacccagtagttggacttcatactagaggtcgaaacgcgagctataccaaCGCACCtcgaacatggggtgatcgtggggtgaggACAgacgcgactgtgccgcggtgacgaacgcacggtgtattagcAGAGTaaagattaataatttaaaaactgctGTTTTTACCATATTTTGCATTTTCGCTCGGTAACGGCTTATCTGTTTGACTTGAAACCTAAACACCAAAAGAATCGAAACCATCTTGTTGCTTGGGCATTAAAAGTTTTGCAACCCGTGggttagatatttttataaagtttgtataatattttgtattctaaaagcataattgaaaattaaaaagaaatatgaataaatgcttaaataataaaattgtgtaaataggtaaatgacgaaaacagtaatataatattaaatcattatttattataagtactactactaatacttgtacagaaaaaatgttgtataataaaaataacttctaggagtctatattttttagctttatcttttttttatttgttcacatagtgtggaggtaatacctagatgtcatcaccgaaataaatatgtttaagaatacgaccaatccttcaaggtaattgacgtagtatcagccttaattaaataaaccaatcaaaaaacacgcatttttattgatcgcttcccattttactacaatttacaaagtattttatttgtttatataaaaaaagtatatttacaatcacaaaactaaatggaaacacaaagttggcaaatgtaattaaaatgctgcaggcgggcagccctatcacatgtttacgtgccgcgcggctgtaggtatttatttcgaaaatacggccgagttactatactgcttgtatatctttactgtgcttATAGCGAGAAGCTTCGACCaccaccttaagaagctttcgcttatctgttggatcaagagtcggatacagaaggcagtgattgttgagacggcgcgtattgtgaggaggttcctcactgtGGAGCCcagaccaccggttgcttgggcactcaaatgtcccgcagcgggagggttgaattttttaaaattttttaatagtgttttgtattttatatttatgatattaacattgttaaaaattaaaaaaaagactaataaatatatgaaaaaaaaattcaagtatgGAAGTTTTTAGTTAGGTTTCCTATgtctttatttttagtttttgattcaTTTTTAGAAACTGAATATGATCAAGATAAATAATGGAagaaggaaggctatattatactttcaaaaaatttagggatccttcctgaaactccagtaatgtaacccaaggtgtacaaaagttttgtttacatggcgtgcgctgcaaaaactattgatgttagaataaaataatgtactaaaactttgcagaacacatcattttctacaaaaaatgtcgcgacagcatatatttatcttctatattttagcagatatagtaccttttgtactttaataaattatttaaatcttatactaaggtttacatcattatttacacaagtaaacttaaatccttatcaaaataaattacttaataataaagaggatattatagagataagatttgccttttacagtatgttaattagtcatatagtttcggagataatacaaaatttctaaaagacgcaataTTGctcgtagttcctgttcccgtaggagcACGGAgtaaaaacatagcctatgacactcgcaaacaacttagctttctatcggtgaaagaattttcaaaatcggttttatagatccagagattaccaaaccgattttgaaaccGATTGTGATACCAAACTGTACCTATCAAcaatagtgatctatcaacacaAAGCTCAAACCACTGGaaggatcgggctgaaatttggcaggcagGTAGATGTCATGACGAAGGCATCCGCTaataaaggattttgatcaattccacccccaaggggataaaagtttgtataaaactttgtcaattttaaaccgatttagctgaaattttgcatagaaatagattttactctggattaacacataggctactttacatcCGTGTATCGatgtacaaacataaaaaaatcatagcggtcaacttgagaacccCTCCTTCTTGAAGTCAGTTTAAAAGAGTACGTACCTCGAGCGCCGCGTCGGCCACGTGTCCGCAGGCCTGCAGCGTGGCGTCCACGGCGGCGGgccagcgcgcgcgccgctcgGCCACGCGCGCCACCTGCGCGCTCgtgcgccgcgccgcgcgcgtGTCCACCAGCAGCACGCGCAGCCGCACGCGCAGCGCCAGCGCGCGCGGCTCCTCGCCCCGCCGGAACGCCACCAGCCCGCCGAACGCGCTGGCCGCGTTGTCCACGCCCGACGGCGCGCCGTGCGCGATGCGCTCGCAGCTGAACGCCCACGCCGACACCAGCCGCGCgtccgccgccgcgcccgcgcgcagccgcagcagcgccgccgccgcgctcaCCGCCAGCGCCGCCGAGctgcccgcgcccgcgcccaccGCCAGCTCGCTGCGCACGCTCACGCGCAGCGCGCCCGGCCCGTCCGGCGCGTCCGCCAGCACCGCCGCCGCCAGGTAcagcagcgcgcgcgccgcgtcCCGCTGCGCGCCGCCCCACgcggccgcgcgcgccgccagcAGCTCGTCCACGGCGCGCAGCAGCCGCTCGTGGTCCAGGCGGCGCGGGTGCCGCCACGCGGCGCCCGCGTCGCGCGCCGCGCGCCACAGCCCCGCCGCCGGCACGCGCGCGTCCAGCGCCACGGCGGGCAGGCACAGGCGCACGCGCGCCGCGGCGGCGGGGCGGCGCGCGACGGTGGTGGCGGTGCGCAGGCCGAGGCAGGCGGCCAGCGCGCGGTGGCCGAACACGACGCTGTGCTCGCCGTGCAGCAGCACCTTGCCGGGCGCGGACGCGGTCACGGCGCCGGCGCCGGGCGCGCGCGCCATTGCGCCGCGGTGAGCGTGCGCTGCGAGAAGGCGTGCACGGCGCGCAGCTCGTCGCGCAGCGCGGCGTGCACGAGGCGCTGGCGCGCGAGCGGCGGCTTGCCCTCGAAGCGGTCGGACACGACGAGCGCCGAGAACTTGGCGCCGCAGCCGTCGCTCTCGTCCCTCACCTCCTGCACAGCGCACGACTCTCAACACGCTACACGCGTGACTCGGCCTCGACCTCGACTTAGCGTACGATTAGCGTTCGTTCTccttttctgttttattttgtataatttagcTGTGATTTGGCATGTCTGTGACCTCCGACGTGTGCCGCTGTCACTGAGCGCACACCGAGCGCCCCTCCAGGAAGAACGAACGAACGTGACGCGAACAACAGCAGCCGTGCTCGGCGCGCGCGGACGGCCGCCGCTCACTGGCGACTGAGGCGAGTGCGAGTGCGGGCCGGGGCGCGGGCCGGGCGGGGTGCAGCAGTAGTGTCAGTCAGAGTCAGTGCCGAGTGCCGCTCGTCAGCAGCAGGCGTCACACGGTCGCCGTTGACtaatgaaactttaattttttctactatGAAGTTACTTTTATAAGTTTAACTGGCGGATCCGGTcaggcttcgctttgactacCTTAACCTGTTGTACTcccaccctactcctacccacccgagctaccactaccctacccctacactaacgTCAATCAATTGTTTGCCTCCCCGGAACTTCTCCACTACCACTTGCCTTTTATTacgaactagctgacgccgcgcgtgtCACCTGAGGGTACTTATAGAATTATTTTtagactttttaaatttttcccttCGTAAGAACTATTCTCATACTTCaggtattctaaaaaaaatagcgAAATCGGTTTATCCGAGATTTACGCTTAGGAACATTCaagataaatttttatattagagaTACCAACCGTTTGTACGGAAAGGTTTTTTTtagactttttaaatttttctctccATAAGAACCATCcttgtactttaaaaaatattctaaaaaaagaattagcgaaattggttcaagattcatttttatatatacagtgtcccataaatataaccaatggataaaacgcaaatgatcCATACACCACCTCcagctttgaatgcaata
Above is a window of Bicyclus anynana chromosome 8, ilBicAnyn1.1, whole genome shotgun sequence DNA encoding:
- the LOC112050733 gene encoding mevalonate kinase is translated as MARAPGAGAVTASAPGKVLLHGEHSVVFGHRALAACLGLRTATTVARRPAAAARVRLCLPAVALDARVPAAGLWRAARDAGAAWRHPRRLDHERLLRAVDELLAARAAAWGGAQRDAARALLYLAAAVLADAPDGPGALRVSVRSELAVGAGAGSSAALAVSAAAALLRLRAGAAADARLVSAWAFSCERIAHGAPSGVDNAASAFGGLVAFRRGEEPRALALRVRLRVLLVDTRAARRTSAQVARVAERRARWPAAVDATLQACGHVADAALEVLQQLSDAPGGSGERYAALGELWDANHCLLAALGVSHRALEHVRALAAEHGLAAKLTGAGGGGYAIVLVPPAADAARVRALRDALEAAGYLVTDTLLGGDGVRVHDTPDESDEPDESDESDEPDEPVALEATDS
- the LOC128198343 gene encoding bolA-like protein 2 produces the protein MSMVYTEEYLKEKLIKELDAVHVEVRDESDGCGAKFSALVVSDRFEGKPPLARQRLVHAALRDELRAVHAFSQRTLTAAQWRARPAPAP